CTAATCATTCTGTCATCAGAAGCCCCTGGCAAGGTGGCAAGGGTGATGTTGTTCGAGATTTTGTCAATGCAGCCACTGCACATGGAATTGATGTAGGGATCTACCTTTCACCTTGGGATAGACATGACCCCAGATATGGTAATGATTTGCTTTACAACCAATATTACTTGGCTCAATTGCAAGAGTTGCTCAAGAAGTGAGTTCCCATTCTACTACTGTGTTTGctaattgttttctttgatgCGTGTTTTAACCTTGCGGTGTATCATGCCTTTTTAGGTATCAAAATGTTAGAGAAATTTGGTTCGATGGAGCAAAGGGTGCTCAGGCAAAAAACATGTCCTATTATTTTTCAGATTGGTTTTCTATGGTGAAGGAGTTGCAGAGTTCCATCAATATCTTCTCCGATGCCGGTCCTGATGTAAGGTGGGTGGGAGAAGAAACAGGTTCTGCAGGATACACATGTTGGTCTACCATCAATCGAACCTCTTTGTCGATTGGAAATTCCAGCATCACAGAGTAAGTTCTGCTTCTAAGCAAAGCACTCTTTGAAAAAGTGACACTTTTTCACTTTGTTAGTTGCACTGTACGAAAGGTCAAGCTTCATTGCAGGCTAATTTCTTTATGGCTAAGATAAAATTTGATACAACAGTGGAATAATGTGCACCTAACAAATTATTTGGTTGTGTAATACAGGTATTTGAGCAGTGGTGATCCAAAAGGGACAGATTGGCTGCCGGCGGAATGTGATGTCTCAATTCGACCGGGATGGTTCTGGCATGAGTCAGAATCACCAAAAAGGCTGAGCAAGTTGCTTGATATTTATTACAACTCAGTTGGGAGAAACTGTGTGTTACTTCTCAATGTACCTCCAAATAAAAGTGGCCTTATAACTGATGTTGATGCTCAAAGATTGAAAGAGTTTAGAAGTgcaattaacactatttttcaACACAATCTTGCCGAAGATTCTTTTGTAAAAGTTAGTAGCCAAAGGGGGGGTTTCGGACCAGAAAACATGCTAGACACTGACCACTTGTGGTCCTATTGGACCCCAAAGGATGATGGCGGTGAAAAGGACCATTGGATTGAAATTTGGGCAAAGGATGAGAGTTTTTTGAGATTCAACGTGATTTCAATACAAGAGGCAATTGGACTTGGTCAAAGGATCAAACGGCATGAAATCTATGCGGATGATAAATTGATCGTGAAAGCAACAACAGTGGGTTACAAGAGGCTTCATAGGCTTGATCGGGGTGAGGTGCAGGCTCGTGTTGTGAGGATCACAATCAGAGAATCAAAAGCAGTGCCTCTTATTTCTTCTATTGGTTTGTATTTTGATCCTTTTTGGCACTCTAAATTTACTGTCACCTGAACTACCATAACTGcgtattaaaatattgttctgTCCGTAAAGAATcgaaaacaaattttctttcttctaatttCTACATCCGATGCTCTTCCTTAGTTTTATCATaaccaaaaaattcaaaatttacgtGGCTGGTGTTATTATccgaaattcaatttttaattatcagattcctattttttagtttttaataggCTTAATAGTATTAATGGTTCCTATTTTCGTCACGCGCATTCGTTTTGGTCcccatatttttttgtttaatgttgtcctaaagatcgtaatttgtgttcaatttagtcttttttactatCGCCTGATCACCacacacatggtaagacattgtctgctttgggccaagccctcacgggtttgcttttggtaccactccaaaaggcctcttaccattggagatatctatgtgtatataaacccttgaccagNccaagccctcacgggtttgcttttggtaccactccaaaaggcctcttaccattggagatatctatgtgtatataaacccttgaccagtccttctttcactcaatgtgggactttgtttgcattCCAACAATTTATGTTCTGACGTGGACTAGATCAGTCATCATCATAGGAACCACATTcgaaaataattaacagaaatgaGGACTAGAATAAACAAccttcattcattacaaaacacagagccacatcaccatcttcttcaaccttcagtcCAACCAAAAATCGAAACCCTAGCGCCGCCACACCTAAACCCTTAGGCCACCACCGCAATCACCACAGACCTGCaaatgaaaattctaaaattacaGAGTGaacaaataatcataaacaaaCTCAACCAAGACAATGACAATTATAGCCTCTAAGACTCCAAAAACTTTCATATAAAGTGACCAAAATCACATTCACACACCCTTTTTATCAAAACCTTATCAACGGTTTCAATCACAGCATCAACAACTCTAACTTTACAATTAAAGAGAACCAACAAGGAAAACGAGGAAACTTGGACATTGTTCATGGACTTGGGTtagtaaaaattttaacttgTCCAGAGAAATAAAGGAGAATCCATTTATTGCAACAACGAGAAAAAGATTGGGAAAGGAGACATGGCTCATCAACCACCAAGATGGGGAATGTTAACCACGAACCTCACTTTCGCTTTcactgaaataaattaaaaatacccTAACCTTAATTTCACTCTCCTCCCTCGTCAAAAATTGGGTTCCATTAAATAAATcacatttctttcaaaatccaCCTTAATGTGGCGGAAGGACTTCACTTGGACAGTTAAATGTCACATCAACACTGTTGTGCACAGCTCGACTCTCTGCAAACGACATTTGTAAAAAGGACCAAactgaacaaaatttacattctttagaacaaaattgaacaaaaaaaatatatgggaACCAAAACGAATATACATGACGAAAATATGGACCATTAATgttattaaacctttttaatataGGCAATTAATATACATTTAATAGCATTGATTTCACTTTCGAATTAAGACAagtattttaaacatatattacaaAATCAATAACGAAACTTCAGCATAGTGGAACAAACTGTGACAAATATTTGTGCACATATCTTTTGCACTTTTCtctagttaaaattaaaatttattttggtaACGTATAATTGAtggtaaatataattttatagatattaaCAAGTGTAccttattatataaatatgagtAAGTCAgatatcatttttttcatatacacacaaaagtaaaaattaagatttcaattactaaatcaatataaaaataccaaacaatatatttaatttttattctaatattcaTGCTAGTATTTAAtaagtcttaattaataaaaaaatctaatgtcttaaatgattttattaaaggTCCGAATTAAACATTAAGTTTAGATGTTTCGAATAATTAACTGATAAACTTTATATCTACCTACACAATCAATTAAATGTTTCGAATAATCAATTGATAAACTTTATATCTATCTACACAATTAATTAGATGTTATATCCTAATCTAGGATCATGTccaataatttgaaaaaattatattaaataacacaaataataaagaattaattatattaaataacacaaataataaataattaagatacaTTACATTCAATTCTTGTGAATAAAGGAATTAAGGTTATATATTctaaacactaaaaaataatgataaatgtCTAACTTTCAGAATGAATCTCTAAAAACAAAAAGTCTTTTTTAGATCAAGTTaccctttaaaaaatattgattttaaccATGCaaaatcttctatttataagatttttaaaatagggttaaatatgtttttagtcggggcgattttggttttagtcggggcgattttggttttagtccctcttttaaactaaggtacaatttagtccttcaaatagtgtaaacaatccagatgctataatgaaacgcgtttgaaacagtcaataaagttaaaaaaaaaattgataaaaaggattaaaactagagttttttaaaattgaaagactaaatttcACCTTAGTTTGATAGaggaactaaaatcaaaatcgtcccaaagtatagggactaaaaacatatttatcccttttaaaataatagattaatgAGTTAAAATGGATTGGTCTTAAATTTGTACTtgaatagtatattttttagtcttctaaatatatattttttatatattcttcaattttatgaaaaatatcaattatttcacaaatataatccaaacatttatcatttcaaaattatctaataaaatcttaattatttgataaaaataactttttttatcttttttctaaaattattgaataaataattagttattttaaaatataaataataaaaatattaattaaaaataaaaataaacataataatattaattatcgaTTCCTATTTAGTTATTAATATCTTGTCGAGACTTTATAAAGTAGTCCATTAATACACGTTTAATAGCATTGAATTCATTCTCGAATTTCtgatattttaaacatatattacaaAATCAAAACTTCAGCCTAGTGGCATaaattttttgacaaatattttgttgtttttaattggGTGgtgaaaatataatgttaaataaaagcaatatatattttacaaaagttgtttatttctataatattccagggttttctttaagaaaaatgatCATCGAACGTAAATATAAAATGCATGAATATGGAGAtacatttattgatatttttgtaacatcactttcaaaagttttattttattgatgcaGTTAATGTTACTAACTTTTAGAACAAACCAatcaattttttccttttcaaatgcCTCCCTCCATTTTTGCTAAATTCATAGTTGAATGGacatttataaatgtaaaaaatttaaagtctaccattttcaaattgtgtaattttaaaataaaaaaaaattatgcatccAATCATATAAGAGATTGAtactattaataaataaaaattttaagacaATAAATTTATGGATCTTAATGAATTTATggatctttttatttttatatggtattcaattttctcatttttattaatgtaaaatttagaCTTACACTTAAATTTCCAATAATTTTTCCTTCAAGGATAAGTCTCTTTTATAAGGTATACTCTTACTCCAGTGAAAGCATTCTCAACCACAAGCATTCATTTTCTACCACTATTCTTCCTAACAAGATACACTTATCTAAAACCCTTGTCataaaaatttggtttaaacccttttttggtctctaagttaagttctgatgttcagtttagtccttacttttaaaaatgtcaacctttagtccctatgataagaaaaatgtatcgaatcagtcctcatgacaacacttaatgaacaataaatcacaagttttcatacctaggtatccaatattttgtgatttgttaacggaaggtgttatgagcaacaaatcacttaatgaaaaacttgtgatttggtAACGAATAAGACtgctttgatacatttttcatatcatagggactaaaggttgacatttttgaAAGCGGAAACTAAAcagaacatcagaacttaacttagagaccaaaaaatggtttaaacctaaaaatttcaatacaagATCATACTCTACTCGTTATAATCCGTCACCAAAGCTAACCATTGACTCTCATACCATTGATGAACCTTTCAGAGGGAGGAGGTTCATTGGGTTAACACATCACCAATAAGACTTCACCACAACTACATAAAGTATTGTAACTCCAAGCCTATAGATAATCTATCTTTTTGTGGGAGAGGATAAGTTTTTCTAGAACTAAGTAGAACTTCAAATACAACAACTTGACAGGtgagtaaaataaaagaacacgATGAATGCAAAAGTATAATTCGGACTTGAATGGTTATGgaataattttattgaagttAAAAGAGAATGAGCAAAATTTGCTTTGATTGTCTTGTATTTTTTAAGGGTcaaattgtttgtgttttttggTTTGTGGTATAATGAGTTAGGGTTTAAATTGAaatggatttttcttttgttagttTTAAGTTTTTGGAAATGATTAGTTGAGTTTTTTACTATGAagtgttttgtttaattttgtgtaAATAGTAGTTAAAATTTGTCAATGCAATATATGTAACTATAAATACAaggtaaaaaagttgttaattgatgttttattattattttttgaaattgttttaattttcattgaCAATTTTAAGGTATATCATCAGGTTATAAGCTTGAATTTTGCATCAATTTAGTATAATATTTGAttcaaatgtaattttattagtaTTCTTAAAAATGGATTGTAGTTTAGTTGTGTTGAAAAATATGGGGTTGTGAGTCCAAACTCCGCACCAATTTTGGATAATATTTGATTCAAATGTGATATTTATTAGTACTCTTCAAATAATGATGTTTTTCGTTTTatcaactctctatcattctcTAGCATCTTCTAGCAATTTGATTAATGGTTCTTGAAGCCATTTTGTTTGGATAAAAAACAGAGGAATAATTTAAGACAAACTGCGTAGTGTCTAACTTGAGCCATCCTAAAAGAATCTTATCAAATTGACTTAGAAATTGAACAAACTTGCATAAGAtgcaaacaagtttaaaatttaagtattatatattaaaggaGCATCTTCAACATCTGAAGTCACTGTAGAAGCCATATAAATACATCATTTGATTCTCActtaaacctaaataaaatttgtagttTAGTTGAACTTACATGTGTATTATAACTATTACAAGTGGGCATATAATTTACTTTGTATTGataaagtcaaaatgtaatttcAATGTGTTAATATCATTTATTGTATTGATCATATGAACCTAATAagctaaataaataaactatacatacattatatcaaatttagaatttttgtgGGGTACCATTAGGTTTATATGCAATGTCATTAGcttttattaagaattttaCATTCTAGTAAGGTTTAGAGTTCTAATGTGTTAGGTATCAACTAGATAACTTTAAGAGTCTCGAACATTGGAAAAGTTGAACGCAAGTATGTGTGATCAAGTCCATTAAATACAAACTTTTGTAtcgttagattttttttttttttatatgttgaatgataaatttattataaatattattttatataaacatgaattatatgatttgaaatgtataataaaattttataaaataaaataagcatatCCATATACTTTATCTTATGCTTTGTTGATGATGAATTGTTTACATGTTATGAGATATACgtaagtaaaaagtaaaaatagtgtAAGAGATGATAAAACTCTATTATAAAAGAGattataagagtaaaatatgaaaattatactcataattattatacataataaaaatatatttttataacatacTAATATGTCTTGAATGcataataatatgattatatattttgtttgttgcttATTCTCATTTAGTCTAATTATgttatgattatattaatagattaatatttaataattaggataattataaaatatatttaactaagtatcttttcaaattaaattatctcaaaaaaattattgattaaatcatttatgttaaaaaagttaaactaataatttatacACTGTCGCATTATCTTAAAATAGTTagacatattataaatttagacTGTCATTTTTCGAACATGATAATATtatcaatttctaaaataattaaaaaataaatataatttaattattaattataaaattattgaaaaataataataaatacttttttaattttgaaaattaatcaaaaataaaaaatatttaatttttttcaacaaaaatcttcgataactttttaaatgataataaaatataatatttttaaaataataatagaatatagGGGACATTTTGTAGTGATTTTTTTATAGTTGCCCCGCCCGCGGGAATGGCCGCCGCTAGAGGTGACGCCGTGAGTAACATCAACGCGTTGAGAAGCGCCGCTGCGAGATATGTCTTCTCCCTCTCTGCAAGGAGGGATCGTATGGGGAGACTCGCCTCTCCAACGCGAGTTGCGATTTTGAACGTCGATCAAACGCGAAAAGTCACAACTTTAAGGCGACGCGAGAtcgaagaaggagaagaagatcgTAGACTCGTACGATCTCGCGCTTTGAATGGCTATTTTGAATACCGTGCTTATAATAGAAACAGGAATTCAAACTATGCTGCAGTTGGTGGTCAGAAGTTGGATTCTTCAGTTAGCAAGCCAGTGTTCAGACCATATGACATTTGCTTTCATGGAAGAAGAAATCGTGCTTTAATAGAAGCTACTTTGCCTGGAGAaaacaatgaaagtaaaattgaGAAGCATGAGGAATGGACAAAAGGGTCGTTGTTGAGACCTGGGATGGTTCTCTTGAAAAATTTTATAAGCCATGATGAACAGGTACTTCATTTTCACTTGCTTCAGTTTGCAGAAGACTGTTTTGTAATTCCATATAAAATGC
This genomic interval from Vigna radiata var. radiata cultivar VC1973A chromosome 8, Vradiata_ver6, whole genome shotgun sequence contains the following:
- the LOC106771139 gene encoding alpha-L-fucosidase 1 — its product is MVRLRLWWCSFLITLTVLFEQVRICSCWNEQTPTPPLPILPLPTYSQIKWQQREIIMFLHFGVNTFTDREWGTGHENPAIFNPTRLNTTQWATVAADAGISLMILTAKHHDGFCLWPSKYTNHSVIRSPWQGGKGDVVRDFVNAATAHGIDVGIYLSPWDRHDPRYGNDLLYNQYYLAQLQELLKKYQNVREIWFDGAKGAQAKNMSYYFSDWFSMVKELQSSINIFSDAGPDVRWVGEETGSAGYTCWSTINRTSLSIGNSSITEYLSSGDPKGTDWLPAECDVSIRPGWFWHESESPKRLSKLLDIYYNSVGRNCVLLLNVPPNKSGLITDVDAQRLKEFRSAINTIFQHNLAEDSFVKVSSQRGGFGPENMLDTDHLWSYWTPKDDGGEKDHWIEIWAKDESFLRFNVISIQEAIGLGQRIKRHEIYADDKLIVKATTVGYKRLHRLDRGEVQARVVRITIRESKAVPLISSIGLYFDPFWHSKFTVT